A window of Triplophysa dalaica isolate WHDGS20190420 chromosome 7, ASM1584641v1, whole genome shotgun sequence contains these coding sequences:
- the zp3e gene encoding zona pellucida glycoprotein 3e translates to MLHGNSSLAMMGLWQVGFGLVLILVFGLSDTQWQGRSAQTQKPHSFMPPSQMQVPQQSETRMPQFSQANNPMLVPQRFPSQFSMQTPDMVVGGPGQDPVGVQSKQLLQVPMEKLMWNFPRLLEEPVQPEIPFELRQPISPNSLGAQCGENSVYVEVMEDFFGTGKPLMPSGFALGGCGATGQDNNARVLIFESELHGCGSMLTVTENELVYMFTLVYTPQELSDGVVRSTGAVVTIECHYPRMHNVSSNVVVPTWVPYAATKVAEERLVFSLKLMTDEWQFERPSNQYFLGDIVNIEASVMTYNHGPVRVFVDSCVATVSPDVNSAPRYSFIENNGCLVDAKFTASSSRYLPRTQIDKLQFQLEAFRFQEVNSGLVYITCILKAVPVATPTNPEQKACSFSPNGWVSVDESDQVCGCCDSTCSSSGASDQVLGDLRWEQASVGPLNVKEFGFGRL, encoded by the exons ATGCTTCATGGAAACTCAAGTTTAGCAATGATGGGTTTGTGGCAAGTTGGTTTTGGCCTAGTGCTTATTCTAGTGTTTGGTTTGTCTGATACTCAATGGCAAGGAAGATCAGCTCAAACTCAGAAACCTCATTCATTTATGCCTCCGTCACAAATGCAAGTTCCTCAGCAGAGTGAAACCAGAATGCCTCAGTTTTCCCAGGCTAACAACCCCATGCTCGTGCCACAGAGATTTCCTTCTCAGTTTTCAATGCAGACTCCTGATATGGTTGTTGGAGGGCCCGGTCAAGATCCTGTCGGTGTTCAGTCTAAACAGCTTTTGCAGGTTCCGATGGAAAAACTGATGTGGAACTTTCCCAGACTGCTAGAAGAACCAGTACAGCCAGAGATCCCTTTTGAGCTGCGACAGCCTATTTCTCCAAATAGTTTAGGGGCTCAGTGCGGTGAGAATTCAGTGTATGTGGAAGTAATGGAGGACTTCTTTGGGACTGGAAAACCACTTATGCCTTCTGGTTTTGCACTGGGAGGCTGTGGAGCAACAGGGCAGGATAATAACGCTCGAGTGCTCATCTTTGAGTCAGAACTGCATGGATGTGGCAGCATGTTAACT GTGACCGAAAATGAGCTTGTTTATATGTTCACCCTCGTCTATACTCCCCAAGAGCTTTCAGATGGTGTTGTCAGGAGTACTGGTGCTGTTGTCACTATTGAGTGTCACTATCCAAG AATGCATAATGTGAGCAGCAATGTCGTGGTGCCCACTTGGGTACCATATGCAGCTACGAAGGTCGCAGAAGAGCGGTTGGTCTTCTCCCTCAAGCTTATGACTG ATGAGTGGCAGTTTGAGAGACCTTCAAACCAGTACTTCCTGGGTGACATTGTGAATATCGAGGCCTCTGTGATGACGTACAACCATGGACCTGTCCGTGTGTTTGTGGATAGTTGCGTAGCCACTGTGTCCCCTGATGTGAACTCTGCCCCCAGATACTCATTCATTGAGAATAATGG GTGCCTGGTAGATGCAAAGTTCACCGCCTCCAGCTCTCGCTACCTGCCTCGAACTCAAATTGATAAGCTGCAGTTTCAGCTGGAGGCTTTTAGGTTCCAGGAAGTGAACAGTGGGCTG GTCTACATAACATGCATTTTGAAGGCCGTTCCTGTAGCCACTCCAACAAATCCTGAGCAGAAGGCTTGCTCGTTCTCCCCCAATGG GTGGGTGTCTGTCGATGAATCTGATCAGGTGTGTGGCTGCTGTGACTCCACCTGTAGCAGCAGTGGTGCAAGCGATCAGGTTCTTGGAG ATCTACGGTGGGAGCAAGCATCTGTTGGGCCCCTCAATGTGAAGGAATTTGGCTTCGGTCGACTGTAA